A single window of Oncorhynchus keta strain PuntledgeMale-10-30-2019 chromosome 34, Oket_V2, whole genome shotgun sequence DNA harbors:
- the LOC118367843 gene encoding uncharacterized protein LOC118367843: MEHMWLNSVNQCVVSVSVIVVSVRMSMGGGGMEEDGGGQGGGGHTQSGSVSACLKLCLGWVGAVGGAVGVPVSVLLNLRSPQCLYTCITLVCCSLLVRQFTVCLLLLMTLNSHLKHRMGSRYNSLVTRRRSLFLVMLCWGASVLSAFAQFIAWNVLDTWGGEEGWLDGLRLDGHPPRQLDLPSSPSDASQVQPRPLCDREVPPLRRLPVQVLRGGSP, translated from the exons ATGGAGCACATGTGGCTTAACTCGGTGAATCAGTGTGTGGTATCTGTGTCAGTGATCGTGGTGAGTGTGAGGATGTCTATGGGTggtggtgggatggaggaggatggaggaggccAGGGTGGAGGTGGTCATACCCAGAGCGGAAGTGTTTCTGCCTGCCTGAAGTTGTGTCTGGGCTGGGTGGGGGCAGTGGGGGGTGCGGTGGGGGTTCCTGTCTCTGTGCTGCTGAACCTGAGGAGTCCCCAGTGCCTGTACACCTGCATCACCCTGGTGTGCTGTTCTCTGCTGGTCAGGCAGTTCACTGTCTGCCTGCTGCTGCTCATGACCCTCAACTCCCACCTAAAGCACCGCATGGGGAGCag gtACAATTCACTGGTGACACGTCGGCGGTCCCTGTTTCTGGTCATGCTGTGCTGGGGGGCCTCTGTTCTCTCCGCATTTGCCCAGTTCATCGCCTGGAACGTCCTGGACACctggggaggggaagagggatggCTGGATGGGCTGCGGCTGGACGGGCATCCCCCCAGGCAACTGgacctcccctcctccccgtcCGATGCCTCCCAAGTACAACCAAGACCGCTCTGTGATCGGGAAGTACCTCCCTTACGGCGGCTTCCTGTCCAAGTTCTACGTGGAGGATCTCCATAA